Genomic window (Desulfonatronum sp. SC1):
CTCAGTGAAGAGGCCAAATGGAAATATTTCTCCAGACCTCGAATGATGCAGGCCAGGCCGACGGGAAGAAGGGTGATTCCTATAACCACTGAGATGAATAAAGGAATAAATTCGCGTCCGGCAATAAGCGGAAACGACAGGACTCCGGCGCTCATGCCGCAAAACCAGAGGCCGATTCCCTTGTATCCGGCTGAATGATATCTCCATGTGATGCCAAGAATACTTGCCATGCAGATATATATCAGAAAGGACGTGATGTAGATGGTTTTGATGTCAAGCATGGCGCCGGGTTCTGGGGGCGAAAGGACCATTTGCAGCCGGTTTGTCACGGATGCAAAACGTCACTCCATATCCCTTTTCAACTTGCCGGCGCGGTTCGTTTGGAACAGCGGAAGGGAGAGTTTCCAGCGGATGGCGGCGAGGCGTAGGCCCAGGACAAGGCTCATGGCCAGCAGGCGGTTTTGCGGTTCGGACGGAAAGACGTGTTCCAGGATGATGAACAGCGACGCGCCGAGAAAGGAGGCCGTGGCGTAGAGATGTATCTCCGGGCGGAAGACCATGGGGATTTCGCGGATCAGGACGTCGCGCAGCATCCCGCCGGCCACGCCGGTGATCACCCCGAGCATGATGGCGACAGACTCGGGAGCGCCCATTGCCAGTGTTTTTTCCACGCCGATCACGGTGAACAGCGCCAGTCCAACGGCGTCCGCCACCAGCAGCGGATGCCCCGGCAATTCCCTTGCCCGCGCAACCAGGAACATCGCGATCGCAATGCCAAACGCGGTCAGAACGTAATTGGGGTCAGCCACCCAGAACACCGGCACTTCCAGGATCATATCCCGCAACGTGCCCCCGCCCACCGCCGCCGTCACCGCAAGGACCACGACGCCGAACAGGTCGATGCGTTTGCCGCGCGCGGCGAGCACCCCGGAGGTAGCGCACGCCGCCACGGCGACATGTTCAATATAATATTGCATAGCAGCCTCGGTGGCGGCCCATTTTCCGGCGGTACTTGGCCATGAGCGCAAAAGGTGAACCAATGCAACGGTATTCTCAATATTCTTGCATGTCGCTTACGAGAGTTGAAGAAACGGGTCAAGCGGTTGGGCCGTTGCTCAATCCGCGCAAAGCTTTCGGCGTGGTACAGCAGCCGCTCGTTTCGAGGAAGGTTGCCGAGTCTCAAAAACAGGTCGTTTATACTCGGATGAGCTGAGGAGTTACAAAAATGCAGGAATCAGTCCGATTTTATAAATTCGGACTTTCCATGGACATGATTCGTGGTAGGTAGGTTAACGCCAAACAAAGAACAGGCCGAGTCAGTATCTCCATGCTGAAGATGCACACCCTGTCCATGTGTCCACACATTTTGAACCATCCCGGCATCCACGAGCTGGATGCGCAACCCTGACAAAAGGGGGAAACTGAATGGTAAAAGCACAATCTGACAGGCAACAGGAAGGAAGTCTGGCCTGGGTTATTTTCCTATCCTTCGTGGCCACCATCGGCGGCTTCCTGTTCGGCTTCGATAGCGGGGTGATCAACGGCACGGTGGATGCGTTGCAAAAGGCCTTTGACTGCACGGCCGTGGCCACGGGATTCAACGTGTCGTCCATGCTCATCGGGTGCGCGGTGGGGGCCTTTTTCGCCGGAACCCTGGCGGATCGCTTCGGGCGCAAGCCCCTGATGCTGGCCACGGCCGTGGCGTTTACCATCAGCGCCTGGGGCTCGGGCATTGCCGACGGCACCACGGAGTTCGTCCTCTACCGGGTTCTGGGCGGTCTGGCCGTGGGAGCGGCCAGCATTCTGGCCCCGGCCTACATCAGCGAAATCGCGCCGCCCCATATCCGCGGACGTCTGGCCACGTTGCAGCAGATGATGATCGTCATCGGGTTGTTTACGGCCTTTTTGAGCAACTACCTGATCGCCGCTGCCGCGGGCGGTTCCGCCTCCGCCGAGTTCTGGGGAGGTTGGCAGGCCTGGCAGTGGATGTTCTGGATGGAGATCTTTCCCGCGTTGCTGTTCCTGGTCTGCCTGCTGTTCATCCCCGAGTCGCCGCGCTTTCTGGTTGCCGCGGGCCGGGATGAGCGGGCCGCTTCGGTGCTTTCGAGGATTTCCGGCCCGCGAAAGGCCACGGCCCAGGTCGCGGCCATCAAGTCCACCCTGGACGCGGGCCGCAAACCCAGCCTTTCCGACATCGTCAATCATGTCACCGGCAGGGTCCATCCGGTCGTTCTGGCCGGCCTGGCCATTGCCGTGCTCCAACAGTTCACCGGGATCAACGTGGTCATGTACTACGGCTCGGTGCTCTGGCAGGCCGCCGGTTTCAGCGAGGCCGACTCCCTACTGGTCAACGTGATCAGCGGCTGCGTCAATGTCGGGTTCACCTTCGTGGCCATCGCCCTGGTGGACCGCATCGGACGACGGCCGTTGCTCTTGGCCGGCGCTTTGGGCCAGGCCGTGATGCTGGCGATCATGGCCATAATTTTCGCCACCGCGGACAAAGACCCCGGCCTGGGCCTGCATCTGGGCCGGGTTGCCGGCACGGGTGCCCTGCTGGCGGCCAACGCCTACATCGCCTTTTTCGCGGCCACATGGGGCCCGGTGGTCTGGGTGATGCTCGGCGAGATGTTCCCCAACCAATGCCGCGGCGCGGCCCTGGCGGTCTGCGGCCTGGCCGGATGGTTCGCCAACTTCCTGGTGACCATGACCTTCCCCATCCTGTTGGCCACCTTCGACCTGGGCATCACCTACATGATCTACGCGGCCTTCGGCCTCATCGCCTGGTTCTTCGTCCGTTCGTTCGTGAATGAAACCAAGGGCAAGACCCTGGAGGAAATGTCGCACTGACGCGGGGCATGCGGGAAACTGCCGCGGATTTTCATGCCTTGGTTAATTCCCTGCCGCCGTTCTACAAGAACATCGTGGGCGTTAATCCCCAGAGGGTGGGATAATTTGTCCGCCATGACCTTCAATTTCATGGATTAGCGTACCGGCATTTCGAGTATGCAATGTGAATGCATAATGCCGTTCTCGATGAAAAGAGGAGAAGAGAGTTATGGAAACCACGGATAAGCCGGCAAAGAAACGCATCATCTCGATTGACGTTCTCCGCGGAATAGTCATAGCCATAATGGCGCTCGACCACACAAGGGAGTTCTTCTCATCCTTCAGGCATTCGCCAACCGACCTTGCGTACACCACTACAGAGCTTTTCATTACGCGGTGGATAACTCACTTCTGTGCCCCTGTGTTCGTGTTTGTCGCCGGGACCGGCGCATTTCTGTATTATGTGAGCCGCGGAAGATCCGCGGAAATCACGTCCCGTTTCCTCTGGACGCGCGGCCTGTTCCTGGTCCTCATGGAATTGACTGTCATACGTTTCGCGGCAAGCTTCAACTTCAACTATTATGATACCACGGCGAATATCCTTCAGGTAATATGGGCCATCGGCTGGTCCATGATTTTCCTCGCCGCCCTTGTGCGCTTGCCATCCTGGGTTATAGCCGTGGTGGGGGGCGTGATCGTCCTTTTTCACAATCTGCTCGATGACGTTGCGTCGATGGTGCCCGGATCCCTGCAATGGCTATTCACGATATTGCATGTCCGCGACTATATCACTGTGGCGCCGGGAATAGAATTTCTTGTCGCATATCCGCTGATACCATGGATAGGCGTGATGGCGCTGGGCTTCTCCTTTGGCAATATTTTTTATTTGGAGGACAACGCTAAACAAAAACTGCTGCTGCGGATCGGAGTCGGCATGGCCGCCGCGTTCGTGGTCATCCGATGGCTTAATATCTATGGAGATCCCATCCCCTGGACGTACGAGGGCAGCTGGCTGTTTACTTTTTTGTCCTTTATCAACTGTACCAAGTATCCTCCCTCCCTTCTTTTCCTTTTGATGACCCTGAGTTTGCCTATCCTGTTTCTGTCGTTCATGAAGGAAAGGGAAACTCCCTTGTCCAGAATTTTTCTTGTGTTTGGCAGGGTACCGATGTTCTTCTATATCATGCATATCTTTATGCTGCATGCCGCCGCGGTGGTTTTGGCATGGGTCAGGTACCGAGGTTTTCCGTCATGGATGCTGACGGGCAACCCGATCTTCAGCTCGCCTGCCTTCCCAGCGGGGCCAGCGGACTACGGCTACGGGCTGATAGTCGTCTATGCGCTGTGGCTCCTGCTCCTCGCCGCGTTGTGGCCTTTGTGCCGATGGTATATGAACTATAAAAGAACCCATGACTACTGGATTTTGAGGTATTTGTGACATGCGCGATTCATAGGCGTCGCCGCGGTGTCGGTTGTTGCCCGAAATGCCGTAGTCGTGCCAAGGGCGGCTGGCAACCTGAAGGATTGGAGGTGATAAAATGACCGCTAATAGCGGAAATGGACTTGCAAAGGACACGACCACGCAAGTTGAACCTCAAAACGACAATCTCGTTACCAGACGAAGCTTCGTCAAGGTCGCCGCTGTATGCACGGTTGGCGGACTCGCGTTCAGTCCAAGCGTCATGGAAAGCATTGCTGGAGTTGCGGGCGACGTTTCATCCTTTGACGTGCTCAACCTCCTGCCCAGATCCGCCATGGGCCATATTGCCCGGGTTTCCATTGACGAATCCGCCTGCGCCAATTGCGGCATGTGCATTCTGGTCTGCGCCGCGACGCACGGGAACGAGATCGGCTGGTCCAACTCCGGCATCTGGCTGGACAGGCATCCGTTCCAGTGCGTTTATGTCACGGTCGCCTGCCGCCAGTGCAACGCGCCGGATTGTTATTTCGCCTGTCATGCCGAGGGCGGAGGGGCCATTTTCATAGACGCGCGTACAGGAGCCCGGGCCATTGACGCCTCCAAGTGCATCGGGTGCGGGAAGTGCATGGAGGCCTGCGTGTTCTCGCCGCCCCGAATCACACTCGATTCGGAGCGCAATATCGCCGTCAAATGCGATCTCTGTTCAGGGCGTCCCGAAGGCCCGGCCTGTATGGAGTTTTGCCCGCACCAGGCTCTCACGCTGGAAAGGGGGGCGTGACCATGAACAATCTGTATGGCTGGACCGGCAGGATACTGAATATGGATTTGAGCACGGGGACAAGCGAAGTCCTCGACTCCACCAACCTGGTCCAGCGGTTCATCGGAGGCAAGGGCTTGAACCATCGTCTGGCCTGGGAGCATATCCCGGCCCAGGCCGGGCCGTTTGATCCGGAAAACTGCCTGCTCATCTCCGTCGGGCCACTGACCGGCACCCCCGCGCCCACGTCCGGGCGTACGGAAGTCGGCGGCATCGCGGCCCAGACCTATCCGCCCATGTACGCCCATTCCGGAGTAGGCGGCTGGTTTGGGGCCGAACTCAAGTATGCCGGCTACGACTCCCTGATCATTACCGGCCGGGCCGCTGCTCCAGTCTATGTGTGGATCAGGGACGACAAGGTGGAAATCCGCGACGCCGCCGATCTCTGGGGCCTGGGCACGTTTGACGCCCAACAGCGACTCAAGGAAATCCACGGCAACGACGCCCGGATTCTGGCCATCGGGCCGGCCGGTGAGAACCGCTCCCGCATCGCGATCATGCTCACGGACACGGAAAACGCCGCTGGCCAGGGCGGCTACGGCGGGGTGGCCGGGTCCAAAAACCTCAAGGCTATTTGCGTCAAAGGCACGGGCAAGGTCCGGGTGGCCCATCCCGAGGAACTGTTGCGTATCCGCCGGGATCTGGCCCCTGATCCCAAAAAAAGTCCGGAGGAGCGCGGGGGGAAGTGGATATACGACAAGGAATCCGTGGACAACGTGCCCTACCCGCGCAACAGGACTTCCTGCACCCATGCCTGCGACCGGGCCTGTTGGTTCGAGTTTCGCGGGGTGCCCAGAAGAACCCGTCCGGGCCTGCACGCCGGGCGATGGGGTTGCATCGGCCCCTACACCATCGGCTGGCAGCATCCCATGGGCTACGACTGGCCGCTGTGGTTCCAGGGCTTTGAGGGCGGGTTCGAGGCCACGGAACTGATGAACCAGTATGG
Coding sequences:
- a CDS encoding DUF1624 domain-containing protein, whose product is METTDKPAKKRIISIDVLRGIVIAIMALDHTREFFSSFRHSPTDLAYTTTELFITRWITHFCAPVFVFVAGTGAFLYYVSRGRSAEITSRFLWTRGLFLVLMELTVIRFAASFNFNYYDTTANILQVIWAIGWSMIFLAALVRLPSWVIAVVGGVIVLFHNLLDDVASMVPGSLQWLFTILHVRDYITVAPGIEFLVAYPLIPWIGVMALGFSFGNIFYLEDNAKQKLLLRIGVGMAAAFVVIRWLNIYGDPIPWTYEGSWLFTFLSFINCTKYPPSLLFLLMTLSLPILFLSFMKERETPLSRIFLVFGRVPMFFYIMHIFMLHAAAVVLAWVRYRGFPSWMLTGNPIFSSPAFPAGPADYGYGLIVVYALWLLLLAALWPLCRWYMNYKRTHDYWILRYL
- a CDS encoding sugar porter family MFS transporter translates to MVKAQSDRQQEGSLAWVIFLSFVATIGGFLFGFDSGVINGTVDALQKAFDCTAVATGFNVSSMLIGCAVGAFFAGTLADRFGRKPLMLATAVAFTISAWGSGIADGTTEFVLYRVLGGLAVGAASILAPAYISEIAPPHIRGRLATLQQMMIVIGLFTAFLSNYLIAAAAGGSASAEFWGGWQAWQWMFWMEIFPALLFLVCLLFIPESPRFLVAAGRDERAASVLSRISGPRKATAQVAAIKSTLDAGRKPSLSDIVNHVTGRVHPVVLAGLAIAVLQQFTGINVVMYYGSVLWQAAGFSEADSLLVNVISGCVNVGFTFVAIALVDRIGRRPLLLAGALGQAVMLAIMAIIFATADKDPGLGLHLGRVAGTGALLAANAYIAFFAATWGPVVWVMLGEMFPNQCRGAALAVCGLAGWFANFLVTMTFPILLATFDLGITYMIYAAFGLIAWFFVRSFVNETKGKTLEEMSH
- a CDS encoding aldehyde ferredoxin oxidoreductase N-terminal domain-containing protein encodes the protein MNNLYGWTGRILNMDLSTGTSEVLDSTNLVQRFIGGKGLNHRLAWEHIPAQAGPFDPENCLLISVGPLTGTPAPTSGRTEVGGIAAQTYPPMYAHSGVGGWFGAELKYAGYDSLIITGRAAAPVYVWIRDDKVEIRDAADLWGLGTFDAQQRLKEIHGNDARILAIGPAGENRSRIAIMLTDTENAAGQGGYGGVAGSKNLKAICVKGTGKVRVAHPEELLRIRRDLAPDPKKSPEERGGKWIYDKESVDNVPYPRNRTSCTHACDRACWFEFRGVPRRTRPGLHAGRWGCIGPYTIGWQHPMGYDWPLWFQGFEGGFEATELMNQYGLNEWELLAGMVPWLVMGDHEGVLTDKRFDVIKPITPNKPEWWVTLIKAITYRQGIGDLLAEGVSRAIAELGPEQYGETIYQGERKRPTRISLQEAWGYAGHWSGRGIHAVREFPHWLLEALVWMTATRDPLDDTHIVARDEWMEEFNKNPYEGTKGAEIAIWNENRSELKSSLTLCDWSFPIPTKSDAESRLFSAVTGMELDEKGLDMIGERNKNMQRALLVRNYGRDRAGEVAEIMPWFKRPDATRGIVIDEEKFNGLVDTYYTLRGWDTKTGRPTRATLERLELGDVAAALEAEEKLP
- a CDS encoding trimeric intracellular cation channel family protein, encoding MQYYIEHVAVAACATSGVLAARGKRIDLFGVVVLAVTAAVGGGTLRDMILEVPVFWVADPNYVLTAFGIAIAMFLVARARELPGHPLLVADAVGLALFTVIGVEKTLAMGAPESVAIMLGVITGVAGGMLRDVLIREIPMVFRPEIHLYATASFLGASLFIILEHVFPSEPQNRLLAMSLVLGLRLAAIRWKLSLPLFQTNRAGKLKRDME
- a CDS encoding 4Fe-4S dicluster domain-containing protein translates to MTANSGNGLAKDTTTQVEPQNDNLVTRRSFVKVAAVCTVGGLAFSPSVMESIAGVAGDVSSFDVLNLLPRSAMGHIARVSIDESACANCGMCILVCAATHGNEIGWSNSGIWLDRHPFQCVYVTVACRQCNAPDCYFACHAEGGGAIFIDARTGARAIDASKCIGCGKCMEACVFSPPRITLDSERNIAVKCDLCSGRPEGPACMEFCPHQALTLERGA